One Myripristis murdjan chromosome 18, fMyrMur1.1, whole genome shotgun sequence DNA window includes the following coding sequences:
- the nicol1 gene encoding NELL2-interacting cell ontogeny regulator 1, whose translation MASAGYLQAAVLLLALQLLVLGAADAEQETGTVIPAESRPCVDCHAFEFMQRALQDLKKTAFNLDARTETLVLRAERRALCDCMPTNSLR comes from the exons ATGGCATCGGCTGGATATCTGCAGGCGGCGGTGCTTCTCCTGGCGCTGCAGCTCCTGGTCCTCGGTGCGGCTGATGCTGAGCAGGAGACCGGCACCGTCATCCCCGCAGAAA GCCGCCCGTGTGTGGACTGCCACGCGTTCGAGTTCATGCAGAGGGCACTTCAAGACTTAAAGAAGACCGCTTTCAACCTGGATGCCAGG acGGAGACGCTGGTGCTGCGGGCGGAGAGGAGGGCTCTGTGTGACTGTATGCCCACCAACTCGCTGCGCTGA